One Gelria sp. Kuro-4 DNA segment encodes these proteins:
- a CDS encoding tetratricopeptide repeat protein yields the protein MAEDAFAAVGEAVRQAQDLARAGRAAEACTLLAEKLALYPENPYLTVTLARLYLKTHRLAEAAALLDEVLTAHPAYGPALMAQAEAKELTGELEEAERLFALAWQMRPTPYLLRRRVNLLLKLGRPEAARELCRAELEKDKGNATLYALLGRAEEMAGNLEDAAAAYQEAVRLDPQNAFNRRRYLELKARLAGADALAETGRLLKAVHGRAAAEVHAWRAQELKRHQRFAEAAAEYEAAHALAPENNFYAEQLGFILHRLARYDEALPLLKAAAERRPEDQVVRSTLVKAFAAAGRAAEGAAFFTELVERYPHCRAIWGAVRRLEKAAGGENKK from the coding sequence ATGGCTGAAGATGCCTTTGCTGCCGTGGGTGAAGCCGTGCGCCAGGCCCAGGACCTGGCCCGGGCCGGGCGCGCGGCCGAGGCCTGCACGCTGCTCGCGGAGAAGCTGGCCCTCTACCCAGAAAACCCTTACCTTACGGTGACCCTGGCCCGGCTGTACCTCAAGACCCACCGCCTGGCCGAGGCGGCCGCGCTCCTGGACGAAGTGCTTACGGCTCACCCCGCCTATGGCCCGGCGCTTATGGCGCAGGCCGAAGCGAAAGAGCTCACGGGGGAGCTGGAGGAGGCGGAGCGGCTCTTCGCCCTCGCCTGGCAGATGCGGCCCACCCCGTACCTTCTGCGGCGCCGGGTGAACCTGCTCCTTAAGCTGGGCCGCCCGGAGGCGGCGCGGGAGCTCTGCCGCGCCGAGCTGGAAAAAGACAAAGGGAACGCGACGCTTTACGCCCTGCTCGGGCGGGCCGAGGAAATGGCCGGCAACCTGGAAGACGCGGCAGCGGCCTATCAGGAAGCTGTGCGGCTTGACCCGCAGAACGCCTTCAACCGCCGCCGCTACCTGGAGCTCAAGGCCCGCCTGGCCGGGGCCGATGCGCTGGCGGAGACCGGAAGGCTGCTCAAGGCGGTACACGGCCGCGCTGCGGCGGAGGTGCACGCCTGGCGCGCCCAGGAGCTAAAGCGCCACCAGCGGTTTGCGGAAGCGGCCGCCGAGTACGAAGCTGCCCATGCCCTGGCCCCGGAAAACAACTTTTACGCCGAGCAGCTTGGTTTTATCCTCCATCGCCTGGCCCGGTACGATGAGGCGCTGCCGCTCCTGAAGGCGGCCGCCGAGCGCCGGCCGGAGGACCAGGTGGTGCGCAGCACCCTGGTCAAGGCCTTTGCGGCCGCCGGGCGTGCTGCCGAAGGGGCGGCGTTTTTTACCGAGCTGGTGGAGCGCTACCCCCACTGCCGGGCCATCTGGGGCGCCGTCCGGCGTCTGGAAAAGGCCGCAGGAGGTGAGAACAAAAAGTGA
- a CDS encoding redox-regulated ATPase YchF: MKIGLLGLPLSGKTAFFNLLTGAGAATSAFARARESHVGVARVPDARVDFLSRLFQPRKTTYAQIEVLDIPGLTRDGGAAALADPLRDADALVVVLRGFTNPAVGIGEEPAALRDLSKLMAELILTDLAVVEKRLERLAKGKKAGGVLPGEEEVLRRAQEALEAEQPVVSLGLAPEERLPLRNYGLFTDKPFLIVLNTDEEGLRSGQAPGQAELAAYAAERNLPLLVVCAELEEEIEELPAAERAAFLADLGVSEPGVARLARAAYAHLDLISYFTVGSDEVKAWTIRRGTTAKQAAGKIHSDLERGFIRAEVVSYEDMEREKSFARLKEKGLLRLEGKDYVVADGDIMNFRFNV, translated from the coding sequence ATGAAAATCGGTCTCTTAGGGCTGCCGCTTTCCGGCAAGACCGCTTTCTTCAACCTGCTTACCGGTGCCGGAGCGGCTACTTCGGCCTTTGCCCGCGCACGGGAGAGTCACGTGGGGGTCGCGCGGGTGCCGGATGCCCGGGTTGACTTCTTAAGCCGGCTCTTTCAGCCCCGGAAAACCACCTACGCCCAGATAGAGGTGCTGGACATTCCGGGACTCACCCGGGATGGGGGTGCAGCTGCGCTGGCGGACCCGCTGCGCGACGCCGATGCGCTGGTGGTGGTGCTGCGGGGTTTCACCAACCCGGCGGTCGGCATCGGCGAAGAACCGGCGGCGCTCCGAGACCTCAGCAAGCTCATGGCCGAACTCATCCTCACCGACCTGGCCGTGGTGGAAAAGCGCCTGGAGCGCCTGGCCAAAGGGAAAAAGGCGGGCGGTGTCCTCCCGGGCGAGGAAGAGGTGCTGCGCCGCGCCCAAGAGGCGCTGGAAGCGGAACAGCCCGTGGTGAGCCTGGGGCTTGCGCCGGAGGAACGTCTGCCGCTTAGAAACTACGGCCTGTTTACCGATAAGCCCTTTCTTATTGTGCTTAATACCGATGAAGAAGGCTTAAGGAGCGGGCAGGCGCCGGGCCAGGCGGAGCTTGCCGCGTATGCCGCCGAGCGTAACCTGCCGCTCCTCGTCGTCTGCGCCGAGCTGGAGGAGGAGATCGAGGAACTGCCGGCTGCCGAGCGCGCCGCCTTTTTGGCCGACCTAGGGGTGAGCGAGCCGGGGGTGGCGCGCCTGGCGCGCGCGGCCTATGCCCACCTGGACCTGATCTCTTACTTCACCGTAGGCAGCGATGAAGTGAAGGCCTGGACCATCCGCCGCGGTACCACGGCCAAGCAGGCCGCGGGGAAGATCCACTCCGACCTGGAGCGCGGCTTCATCCGTGCCGAGGTGGTGTCCTATGAAGACATGGAGCGGGAGAAGAGCTTTGCGCGCCTGAAGGAAAAGGGCCTGCTGCGCCTGGAAGGTAAGGACTACGTGGTCGCGGACGGGGATATTATGAACTTCCGCTTTAACGTTTGA
- a CDS encoding LytTR family DNA-binding domain-containing protein codes for MRTSQPVKITALLADDEEPARRELRFLLEETERVEVVGEAASGEAALELAHKLGPDALFLDVQMPGLDGFAVAERVLAEIAPPPLFVFATAYDAYALKAFEVSAVDYLLKPFQAERVAQTAERLMERRRGAESQVLAAGLRQLLEQVRQERAPLRIPVEKNGRIVLLPARDVVFAACREGGTYVKTAAEEFPVRTTLGELQERLGYRFLRVHKGYVVNLDRIAELIPWFHGTYLLVMADCERTEIPVSRRLAQTLREKLGLTL; via the coding sequence GTGCGTACCTCTCAGCCAGTTAAAATCACCGCCCTTCTGGCCGACGACGAAGAGCCGGCCCGGCGCGAGCTGCGTTTCCTTCTGGAAGAGACCGAGCGGGTGGAAGTGGTGGGGGAGGCGGCCAGCGGCGAGGCGGCCTTGGAGCTGGCCCACAAGCTCGGCCCAGATGCGCTCTTCCTCGATGTCCAGATGCCAGGGCTGGACGGCTTTGCCGTGGCCGAGCGGGTGCTGGCGGAGATCGCGCCGCCGCCGCTTTTTGTCTTCGCCACCGCTTACGATGCTTATGCCCTCAAGGCTTTCGAGGTGAGCGCCGTGGACTACCTCCTTAAGCCCTTCCAGGCAGAAAGAGTGGCGCAGACCGCAGAGCGCCTGATGGAGCGGCGGCGCGGGGCGGAAAGCCAGGTCCTGGCGGCCGGCTTGAGGCAGCTTTTGGAGCAGGTACGGCAGGAGCGCGCGCCGCTCAGGATCCCGGTGGAAAAGAACGGGCGCATTGTTCTTCTTCCCGCGCGCGATGTCGTTTTCGCCGCCTGTCGGGAGGGCGGCACCTACGTCAAGACGGCGGCCGAAGAGTTTCCGGTCCGCACCACCCTGGGTGAGCTGCAGGAGCGGCTGGGTTACCGCTTCCTGCGCGTGCACAAGGGGTACGTGGTGAACCTGGATCGCATCGCCGAACTCATCCCCTGGTTTCATGGAACGTACCTCCTCGTCATGGCCGACTGCGAGCGTACGGAGATCCCGGTGAGCCGCCGCCTGGCGCAAACCCTCCGGGAAAAATTGGGACTGACTTTGTAG
- a CDS encoding DUF6079 family protein, which translates to MSTPTLGELIAVPPVKTVIQLRDARDAEQARELVASFVLTEDAEFALSTIARDLAQGRGRGYFLQGSFGTGKSHLLSLLALLLQSRASVPGRLGEIVAPLAGRRFLTVPVSLVEHGSREYLEDIVLTAIAAALRAPGEQTPVTGLPAEGGAGSRKEVFAELKEVMREQNLAGLVLLIDELSEFLRAKPDGRSFNEDIRFLQYLGEAAADLPAWIVASLQERLEETGAVAPEAFAKIKDRYPVRLRLTGRHVKELISRRLIRQQPGAAPYIASLYQRLKGALGELPFSREELAALYPVHPLTVRFLEDLKQLFSQHRGVVDFIHYQLAGDPARKIPGLLAGRADRLLTPDLIFDHFRTRIRELPETNPYSEVVVRAWEVDSPFADPEERELAVRLVKILALAALSPLPAHLTPRRLLELTLYTLTDLDPAVNQEYVTGLLDRMYREGPYLARSEGPEAANPEYRIDLEADISLFVRRRLAYIRDGLLSEDRRVFTRLGTWVDESFLPLKGWLEELTTTRTVNWQHTARSGRVVLTALDELSAGWIQELAAELTKSELDFVLVIGEAFAVARQAKHLTEVLLPAVAETGVPGFLFWLPAEPAGAETLREALAYDLLAAECREGETANAQRALPYLEGVLPDYRLKVAEIYRQAYFKGRVYALPEAEPLAPEELGYLPFPTLLEKLAASVLGRRYPRHPEVAPVLAALPPGLVQALWEEFLLPGEYKGEGRAGRLSAAIEGTLLPMGLVKKQGHAFYLAIDPGRSELVRTVLAAVAEGPRPLEEVYTLLRHGPFGLARESFQLLILALIASGNLEAWREGRRLATSQLTPYTFSKIEALGRGRVLAPEQQKELLSLAFLPARLKRSSFTAALQQEAWGFLGQWKGELLGKIQAVRARLAELRDAPALAAFSFDRSEGELSRLEALAGEIKTSYGSREGLERFLAACRSEPYLERYLERLNELAAFLDKYAERFIFIHRYLTDPALTALPDADLAWRRAALLTMLADEAVILEPEYRERLDTGFNSFQEEYRRAYVAAHNREVGPARFEPYAALRESQAYRALSALATLEAGAAANDKIKVDRELARILNLSCPRGGGDLVAFPVCRCGFILGQEVSLPPVSELAQTIEQGVREYVQALQAPPVKAEIEGLAAALVEVGRGKEAAPLKELLALAAEDADLPARLGELLNRNALALLKQALARRALVVRRNLDELYENLVGRSFTPERLEAIFQEWLRGPGDLAEGCYVRLEGGREKAALPLAAEEEPAVLPGGHEDLSALLKGLRAEKAAAAVVAQARLCLNRLTAAAPEELEAALEVLGADPGLTAAVAPRTGAEAARAGCRAVAKLIRALAALAGGPPPADFAGWEEQAPELVRLELYLAQAEAYLKAAGLDAAFPFAAYAERAAQVGRLYAQSFQAFTAAHWRPEAPVQGRAGRPLTLDGLLARPEFQPAAHPAGLYLVFLDGLRLDLGELLTAELQARGGWRLGAQGVLWAYPPPVTEVQLGFLRAAGFSGRITLATEVALPDLPYLRSTRAWPAPELLRFNFIDEKVHSSPSPYLTFLAEIGVAAERELYPFLAALPERAGLVIFGDHGYLQGHQEKEHASAYLHGQGLPADTLVPWYFLERRS; encoded by the coding sequence GTGAGCACTCCCACCCTGGGCGAACTTATCGCCGTGCCGCCAGTGAAAACCGTCATCCAGCTGCGCGATGCCCGGGATGCCGAGCAGGCGCGCGAACTCGTGGCGAGCTTTGTTCTCACCGAAGACGCCGAGTTCGCCCTCAGCACCATCGCGCGCGACCTGGCGCAGGGGCGCGGGCGCGGCTACTTCCTGCAGGGTTCCTTCGGCACCGGGAAGTCGCATCTTTTAAGCCTCCTGGCGCTGCTGCTGCAGTCCCGGGCCAGCGTTCCCGGCCGGCTGGGGGAAATCGTCGCGCCGCTCGCCGGCCGCCGTTTCCTCACGGTGCCGGTGTCGCTGGTGGAGCACGGGAGCCGCGAGTACCTGGAAGACATCGTCCTTACGGCCATCGCTGCGGCCTTACGGGCGCCGGGAGAACAAACCCCGGTCACCGGGCTTCCTGCGGAAGGCGGCGCCGGGAGCCGAAAAGAGGTGTTCGCAGAGCTCAAGGAGGTAATGCGGGAGCAGAACCTGGCGGGCCTGGTACTTCTCATCGATGAGCTTTCCGAGTTCCTGCGCGCCAAACCCGACGGGCGTAGCTTCAACGAGGACATCCGCTTTCTTCAGTACCTGGGCGAGGCGGCCGCGGACCTGCCGGCCTGGATAGTGGCCAGCCTCCAGGAGCGCCTGGAGGAGACTGGCGCCGTCGCGCCGGAAGCCTTCGCCAAGATCAAAGACCGTTATCCGGTACGCCTGCGCCTCACCGGCCGGCACGTCAAGGAGCTCATCAGCCGCCGCCTCATCCGGCAGCAGCCGGGCGCCGCGCCCTACATTGCCTCCCTTTATCAGCGCCTTAAGGGCGCGCTGGGTGAACTCCCCTTCAGCCGGGAGGAGCTGGCCGCCCTCTACCCCGTTCACCCCCTGACCGTGCGCTTCCTGGAGGACTTAAAGCAGCTCTTCTCGCAGCACCGCGGCGTGGTGGACTTCATCCACTACCAGCTGGCCGGCGACCCCGCGCGCAAGATCCCGGGGCTGCTGGCCGGCCGGGCGGACCGGTTGCTTACCCCGGACCTCATCTTCGATCACTTCCGCACCCGCATCCGCGAGCTGCCGGAGACCAACCCCTACAGCGAGGTGGTGGTGCGGGCCTGGGAGGTGGACAGCCCCTTCGCCGATCCGGAGGAACGGGAACTGGCCGTACGGCTGGTCAAGATTCTCGCCCTCGCGGCCCTGTCACCGCTCCCGGCGCACCTTACACCGCGCCGGCTGCTGGAACTTACCCTCTACACCCTCACGGACCTCGACCCGGCCGTGAACCAGGAGTATGTAACGGGCCTCCTCGACCGCATGTACCGCGAAGGGCCCTACCTCGCCCGTTCCGAAGGGCCGGAGGCGGCGAATCCAGAGTACCGCATCGACCTCGAGGCCGACATCTCGCTCTTTGTCCGCCGGCGCCTGGCTTACATCCGCGACGGCCTCCTTTCGGAGGATCGCCGCGTCTTCACCCGCCTCGGCACCTGGGTGGATGAATCCTTCCTGCCGCTCAAAGGCTGGCTCGAGGAACTTACAACCACCCGCACGGTGAACTGGCAACACACCGCCCGCAGCGGGCGGGTGGTCCTGACGGCGCTGGACGAACTGAGCGCCGGGTGGATCCAAGAGCTGGCGGCCGAGCTCACGAAGAGCGAGCTGGATTTCGTCCTCGTCATCGGCGAGGCCTTTGCCGTCGCGCGGCAGGCAAAGCACCTGACGGAGGTGCTCCTTCCGGCGGTGGCGGAAACCGGCGTCCCGGGTTTTCTTTTCTGGCTGCCGGCGGAGCCGGCGGGCGCAGAGACCCTGCGGGAGGCCCTGGCCTACGACCTCCTGGCGGCCGAGTGCCGGGAGGGCGAGACGGCGAACGCCCAGCGGGCCTTGCCCTACCTGGAAGGCGTGCTCCCGGATTACCGGCTCAAGGTGGCCGAGATCTATCGGCAGGCGTACTTCAAGGGCCGCGTGTATGCCCTGCCGGAGGCAGAACCCCTCGCCCCGGAAGAGCTCGGCTACCTGCCGTTTCCCACCCTGCTGGAAAAACTTGCCGCTTCCGTGCTGGGCCGCCGCTACCCCCGCCACCCGGAGGTGGCGCCGGTCCTGGCCGCCCTGCCGCCCGGGCTGGTGCAGGCGCTCTGGGAAGAATTCCTCCTGCCTGGGGAATACAAGGGCGAAGGCCGGGCCGGGCGCCTGAGCGCGGCCATCGAGGGCACCCTCCTGCCCATGGGCCTGGTGAAAAAGCAGGGCCACGCCTTCTACCTTGCCATCGACCCGGGCCGCAGCGAGCTGGTACGCACGGTGCTCGCGGCGGTGGCCGAGGGGCCGCGGCCCCTGGAAGAGGTGTACACCCTCTTGCGGCACGGCCCGTTTGGGCTGGCGCGCGAATCCTTCCAACTCCTCATCCTGGCCCTCATCGCCAGCGGTAACCTGGAGGCCTGGCGGGAGGGGCGGCGCCTGGCGACGAGCCAGCTCACGCCTTACACCTTCAGCAAAATCGAGGCCCTGGGGCGCGGCCGGGTGCTGGCCCCGGAGCAGCAAAAAGAGCTCCTCAGCCTGGCTTTTCTGCCGGCGCGCCTGAAGCGCAGCAGCTTCACGGCGGCCCTCCAGCAAGAGGCCTGGGGGTTTCTCGGCCAGTGGAAGGGGGAGCTCCTGGGCAAGATTCAGGCCGTGCGGGCCCGCCTGGCGGAACTTCGGGACGCCCCGGCCCTGGCGGCGTTTTCCTTTGACCGCAGCGAAGGCGAGCTCAGCCGCCTAGAGGCCCTGGCCGGCGAGATCAAGACCTCCTACGGGAGCCGGGAAGGGTTGGAACGCTTTCTCGCCGCCTGCCGGAGCGAACCCTACCTGGAGCGTTACCTGGAGCGCCTTAACGAGCTGGCGGCCTTTCTGGACAAATACGCCGAGCGCTTTATCTTCATTCACCGCTACCTTACCGACCCTGCCCTGACCGCGTTGCCGGACGCTGATTTGGCCTGGCGGCGCGCCGCCCTCCTCACCATGCTCGCCGACGAGGCGGTGATTCTGGAACCCGAGTACCGCGAGCGGCTCGACACCGGTTTTAACAGCTTTCAAGAAGAGTACCGGCGCGCGTATGTCGCCGCGCACAACCGGGAGGTGGGGCCGGCCCGGTTTGAACCCTATGCCGCCCTCCGGGAGAGCCAGGCGTACCGGGCGCTCAGCGCCTTGGCGACGCTCGAGGCCGGCGCCGCCGCCAATGACAAGATCAAGGTGGACCGGGAACTTGCCCGGATTCTCAACCTGTCCTGCCCGCGCGGCGGCGGAGACCTGGTGGCCTTTCCTGTTTGCCGCTGCGGTTTTATCTTGGGACAAGAGGTGAGCCTGCCGCCGGTGAGCGAACTGGCTCAAACTATCGAGCAGGGCGTGCGCGAGTACGTCCAAGCTCTCCAGGCACCGCCGGTGAAGGCGGAGATCGAGGGCCTGGCTGCAGCGCTGGTGGAGGTGGGCCGGGGGAAAGAGGCGGCGCCCCTCAAGGAGCTTTTGGCGCTGGCGGCCGAAGACGCCGACCTGCCGGCGCGCCTCGGTGAACTCCTGAACCGGAATGCCCTGGCCCTCCTGAAGCAGGCGCTGGCGCGGCGGGCCCTGGTGGTGCGGCGCAACCTGGACGAGCTGTACGAGAACCTGGTGGGCCGGAGCTTTACGCCGGAACGTCTGGAGGCGATTTTCCAGGAATGGCTGCGCGGCCCCGGCGACCTGGCTGAGGGTTGCTACGTCCGCCTGGAGGGCGGCCGGGAAAAAGCGGCGCTGCCGCTGGCAGCGGAAGAGGAGCCCGCGGTCTTGCCCGGCGGCCACGAGGACCTGTCTGCGCTCCTTAAAGGCCTTCGAGCGGAGAAGGCGGCGGCAGCGGTGGTGGCCCAGGCGCGCCTCTGCCTCAACCGGCTCACGGCTGCTGCACCCGAGGAGCTGGAGGCGGCGCTTGAGGTTTTGGGCGCTGACCCGGGCCTTACCGCGGCGGTGGCGCCCCGCACCGGGGCGGAAGCGGCGCGGGCGGGTTGCCGCGCTGTGGCCAAGCTCATACGGGCGCTCGCGGCCCTCGCGGGCGGGCCGCCGCCGGCGGATTTCGCCGGGTGGGAGGAGCAGGCGCCGGAACTGGTGCGGCTGGAGCTTTATCTCGCCCAAGCCGAAGCCTATCTTAAGGCGGCAGGTCTTGATGCGGCCTTTCCGTTCGCCGCCTACGCTGAGCGCGCTGCCCAGGTCGGGCGCCTGTACGCGCAGTCCTTCCAAGCCTTTACGGCGGCCCACTGGCGGCCGGAGGCGCCTGTCCAGGGAAGGGCCGGCCGGCCGCTCACCCTGGATGGGCTCCTGGCGCGGCCGGAGTTTCAGCCGGCGGCACACCCGGCCGGGCTTTACCTGGTCTTTCTCGACGGCCTGCGCCTGGATCTAGGCGAGCTCCTTACGGCGGAGCTCCAGGCCCGGGGCGGCTGGCGCCTGGGCGCCCAGGGCGTGCTCTGGGCCTATCCGCCGCCGGTTACGGAGGTGCAGCTCGGCTTCCTGCGCGCCGCCGGCTTCAGCGGGCGGATAACGCTCGCGACCGAGGTGGCGCTTCCGGACCTGCCGTATTTAAGGAGCACCCGGGCGTGGCCGGCGCCCGAGCTCCTGCGCTTCAACTTCATCGATGAAAAGGTTCACTCTTCGCCGTCGCCCTATCTTACCTTCCTGGCCGAAATCGGTGTGGCGGCTGAGCGCGAGCTCTACCCCTTCCTCGCAGCGCTGCCGGAGCGAGCGGGCCTCGTCATCTTCGGCGATCACGGCTACCTGCAGGGTCACCAGGAGAAGGAACACGCCAGCGCTTACCTGCACGGCCAGGGCCTGCCGGCGGACACGCTGGTGCCCTGGTATTTTCTGGAACGCCGCTCTTAA
- a CDS encoding CC/Se motif family (seleno)protein, with product MENVPVCDARARTFILAHGGAVTVFRRKPAGTUISVPLPAVRLGEPRTGEKYVPFVVDGVRIFVSPSLLRDGRLRLSLAGWGPFRHLEVDGAGIFSW from the coding sequence ATGGAGAACGTTCCTGTATGCGACGCCAGGGCGCGCACGTTCATCCTGGCCCATGGGGGTGCGGTGACCGTCTTCCGCCGGAAACCGGCGGGAACGTGAATCTCGGTGCCGCTCCCAGCCGTACGACTGGGTGAACCGCGCACCGGGGAAAAGTATGTGCCGTTCGTTGTGGACGGGGTGCGCATCTTTGTCAGCCCGTCGCTTCTCCGGGACGGGAGACTGCGGCTCAGCCTCGCGGGCTGGGGACCCTTCCGGCACCTGGAGGTCGACGGAGCCGGGATTTTCAGCTGGTGA
- a CDS encoding MoaD/ThiS family protein, whose protein sequence is MQVIAYPPFDALLGAREITLPLQDITLWELLQALAREHPDFARELPREAGDEALRSRLLPLGAGHVYSVRDVLPAGGTVKLFPPVAGG, encoded by the coding sequence ATGCAGGTCATCGCCTACCCCCCTTTTGACGCCCTCCTGGGCGCGCGGGAGATCACCCTCCCGCTTCAGGACATTACCCTCTGGGAACTCCTTCAGGCCCTGGCCCGGGAGCACCCGGATTTCGCGCGGGAACTGCCGCGCGAAGCCGGCGATGAAGCCCTGCGCAGCCGGCTTCTCCCGCTCGGCGCCGGGCATGTTTATTCCGTGCGCGATGTGCTCCCCGCCGGCGGCACCGTCAAGCTCTTTCCCCCGGTCGCGGGCGGCTAG
- a CDS encoding sensor histidine kinase, translated as MVGLLSLLLELAVRMCVISTSAFLFSRIPVFKRVLGQMASGRDKVIITLGFGLFTLLGTYFGIEVQGAIANSRAVGAVVAGLLGGPWVGLGAGAIAGLHRWWLGGFTGFACGLSTTLEGLLGGLVATRVHKVDWEVGLATGLAAELMQMAILLMVARPFTASLELVKVIGVPMTLVNGAGVAIFITMLRSLQAEVDRAGAAQTQKVLEIARLSLPHLRHGLMQCSAMYTARIILELTGVDAVALTDREVVLAHVGLGADHHLPGHPFLTRATARVLEEGCLQVAQTREEIGCNRPDCPLGSGVIVPLYCRNRIVGALKLYRARPEGITPVDMEVASGLSQLFSTQLELAEASRRAELAARAELTALQAQINPHFLFNAINTIVSYCRTEPNTARRLLLDLAAYFRRNLERAGDFCTLEEELAHVHAYLALEQARFGDRLRLVEEISPDLKAIKLPRLTLEPLVENAVKHGIAPLAGGGTVCIRAERRDHGVELTVADTGVGMAPETLAAVLKGCPASGGIGLCNVEERLKSIYGLEQGLRIESAPGAGTVVSFSLPEEGMKRAYLSAS; from the coding sequence GTGGTTGGTTTGCTTTCCCTGTTGCTCGAGCTCGCCGTCCGCATGTGCGTCATCTCTACGAGCGCCTTCCTCTTCAGCCGCATTCCCGTCTTTAAGCGGGTCCTCGGCCAGATGGCGAGCGGCCGCGATAAAGTTATCATCACCCTGGGATTCGGACTCTTCACCCTCCTCGGTACCTACTTCGGAATCGAGGTGCAGGGGGCCATCGCCAACTCCCGCGCTGTAGGTGCCGTGGTGGCGGGGCTCCTCGGCGGACCCTGGGTCGGACTGGGCGCCGGGGCCATCGCTGGGCTGCACCGCTGGTGGCTGGGAGGATTCACCGGCTTTGCCTGTGGGCTTTCCACCACCCTGGAAGGGCTCCTGGGCGGCCTGGTGGCAACCCGGGTGCACAAGGTGGACTGGGAGGTGGGGCTTGCCACGGGACTGGCGGCGGAGCTCATGCAGATGGCCATCCTCCTTATGGTGGCGCGGCCCTTTACCGCCAGCCTGGAGCTGGTGAAGGTGATCGGCGTACCGATGACCTTGGTGAATGGAGCCGGCGTGGCCATCTTCATCACCATGCTGCGTAGCCTGCAGGCTGAGGTGGACCGGGCCGGCGCCGCCCAGACGCAGAAGGTGCTGGAGATAGCGCGGCTTTCCCTGCCGCACCTTAGGCACGGACTGATGCAGTGCTCGGCCATGTACACGGCCCGCATCATCCTGGAGCTCACCGGGGTGGATGCCGTTGCCCTCACCGACCGGGAAGTGGTGCTCGCCCACGTGGGCCTGGGAGCGGATCACCACCTGCCTGGACACCCCTTCCTTACGCGGGCCACCGCGCGGGTGCTGGAAGAGGGCTGCCTGCAGGTGGCGCAGACGAGGGAGGAGATCGGCTGCAATCGTCCCGACTGCCCGCTGGGCTCGGGGGTGATCGTCCCCCTTTACTGCCGAAACCGTATTGTGGGGGCGCTCAAACTTTATCGCGCTCGTCCAGAAGGCATCACGCCGGTAGACATGGAGGTAGCGTCCGGTCTCTCGCAGCTCTTTTCCACCCAGCTCGAACTGGCCGAGGCCTCGCGCCGGGCGGAGCTGGCGGCTCGGGCGGAGCTTACGGCGCTGCAGGCGCAGATTAACCCGCACTTTCTTTTCAACGCCATCAATACCATTGTCTCGTACTGCCGCACCGAGCCCAACACGGCCCGCCGCCTGCTCCTCGACCTGGCGGCTTACTTCCGCCGCAACCTGGAACGGGCCGGGGATTTCTGCACCCTGGAGGAGGAACTCGCCCACGTGCACGCCTACCTGGCCCTGGAACAGGCCCGCTTCGGCGACCGGCTCAGGCTGGTGGAAGAAATCTCTCCCGACCTGAAAGCCATTAAACTCCCGCGGCTCACGCTGGAGCCACTGGTGGAAAACGCCGTCAAGCACGGGATTGCACCGCTCGCCGGCGGCGGTACGGTGTGCATCCGGGCCGAGCGCCGGGACCATGGGGTTGAACTTACCGTGGCGGATACGGGTGTGGGCATGGCGCCCGAAACCCTGGCCGCCGTGCTCAAGGGCTGCCCGGCGAGCGGGGGTATCGGGCTCTGCAACGTCGAGGAACGCCTGAAGAGCATCTACGGGCTGGAGCAGGGCCTGAGGATCGAGTCGGCCCCCGGTGCGGGAACGGTCGTCAGTTTCTCTCTGCCGGAGGAGGGCATGAAGCGTGCGTACCTCTCAGCCAGTTAA